In Halobacterium noricense, the genomic stretch TGTGGACGGCCCGCCCCGCTCGCCGCTGTCGCCCTCCGCTTGCTCACGGCTCCCTTCGGTCGCCGTTCGCGTCGCGGCGCTCCTTGCGGTCGCGCCGCGCTTCGCTCGCGACCGACCATTCCGGGCTGGCGCAGTCTCGTTCCTTCGTCACTCGACTGCGTTCCGGGCTAAAGTGCATGTGCCCTCGACGCCAGCACCAAGCGCGCTTTCGGTTGCGTCGCCCTCGCTCCCGGTGGTCGCTCGGTCGACGGACGCGAAACCGGCTTGTGCGCTGGCCGCTCGCTCCGGGCGGGTCAGCGCGCGCGGCTGGTTGGGTCCCTCCGTGTGGACGCGCTCTCGCTCGCGCCCCAGGGGGCGCTCGCGAAGGCGCGAGCGAGAGCGCGCAGACGAGTCTATCGGTCGTTGTCGTCGGAAAACCGCGAGTGAGGTCGCGGTAGTGGCGCGTGAGCGCCTTCGGAACCTGGTGAAGTTCCGATGTCTAGTACCAACGGTTCCAGTAATGTAGTTTCGGTCGATGCACAGGCATTCGAGCACCCCGACGAGCAGACGGACGCTGAAGACGGTCTAGCGGTCGTCGACGAGACGCCGACCTTCGAGGCGGCGGTCGAGCAGGAAACACAGGCGAAGGTGGATGCGAACCACCCGGATGGCATCAAGGAGACGAGCGGCGAGCGGATTCACGGCGTCACCCTCGAACAGGAGGAACGCATCCTGGGCCGGGAAGCCGAGCTCGAACACATCAGTGCCCGTGCTGACTTGGGTCGGCAGGAGGGCCGGGAAGCGCGGACGCGTGACGTGGTCACCAAGCAGTGTGGTCGTGATGAGCCGGCACGGATGGACCCACGCGAGCAGCTTTCACGGGAGGAACTTGCGGCTGTGAATAGGGAGGCGATACGCATTCAGGACGAGGTGGATTGCGGCTGGACGAGTGCGGCGATCGCACGGCAGTTAGCCGAGAAGGTTCGTGCCGGCCAGGACGTGACGTCGGCGGTGTTGGAACTGGTCGAGGAGTTGCAGGCGGTGCCGGGTGCGGTCGTGCCGATCGCGGAGGTGCCGGACGTCCCGGTCGAGGAGGTGACAGTTCAAGGAACTGTGCAGACCCTTTGGAAACCGAGCAGTAGCGCGATTCAGCAAGTCGGGCTGCTGGCGGATGACAGCGGGAAAATCAAGTTCACCTGCTGGGAGAAATCCGGGCAGACGATGGTGCGTGAAGGACAGACAGTCCGGTTCCGGGCAGCAGCGAAGAACTGGTACGAAGGCCGGTGCTCGATCGCGCTGACCGGGTGGTCGGATATCCACTTCCCGAAGCGTGGCCGCTGGTGGGAAGCATAGCCACCTGACGCACTCTTCTTTTCTCACGCACCGGACCGACCCAGACCCCGCCACCCCGCCCTCCGCTCCGTGCTCGCTCCGCTGCGCGCGCAGCCACAACCTCAATAACAGACCAACCAGCGAATGACGTTACTGAGAGGCGCCCCCCTCCTGAATTTCGAGGAGGGCTTCATCTAGCGAGAACTCTCCGGGTAAGTTCGCCTCTTCCCGATGCCAGTCACTGGGCATTTCCTCGGGAGGATTAAAATTCACACGTTGCGTTTTTCCCATTTCGTGAGCAGGCACGTATATCGCCGTACCTTCTTCGTGGATGGCACCAGCGAATATGTCGACGGTCCCATCGGGGTACCGTTCTGGATCAATTTCCAGTTCGTACCGATAGTTATCATACTCGCTCGCGGTCTTTACCTGAACTCGTAACAGTCCCCACTCAACGTCGATTATCAGGTCGTATTTTTGCTCGTGACCATGGGGATAAGCTACACCATGCCCGTTTCGAAGGATATCTGCGGCGACTAAGGCTTCGGACGCATCACCCCGCCAACCCCGTTCCATATCCATACTAACCCTCTGGTGGGACTACTACAACAAAGTACGCTGATTTGTCCCGGTTTCGATGAAGTGGCTGCGCCATTCGTTGTAAAGGACTACAACACCGTAATTCAACCCGCTAAATCGAAGTTGATGCGACAGTCCTGCACAGAGTCTTTCGTCCGCTCAATAGGTGAGGGGATCGCTGTACTGGCGAGTTTCCTGTATACGGTGAGAACGATGGCAACTAGAGATATCTACGAGAGCGGATTCGACGAAGACGTCCGAACGGAATCGAGTGCGAACCAGTGTCCCGAGTGCGACGGCCGAGTCACCACGAACGCGGTCGAAACGGTCTGCGAGGACTGTGGGCTGGTCATCGATGAACAGCGTATCGATCATGGGCCGGAGTGGCGGGCGTACGACGGCGAGGAGCGCGAGCGAACGGGCGCCCCACTCACTGCGGCTCGCCACGATCGAGGCCTGTCGACGGAGATCGGTCGCGGTACCGACGCTCAGGATTCCTCGACCTGAAGCCGTGGGAGGAAGTCAGCACGAAAGTACCAGGTTCCAGAGACTACTCTGTGGGGTCAATCTCGCCGTCTTTAGCAAGTTCGTTTGCGCGCTTGATCTGGGAGTTAATGAGTTTGTTCTGCTGGCGTGACCACTCTTCATCGTCGTGCTCGCGGATGTAGGCGGCCCATTGCTTGATGAACGACTGCCGATCTTCGATATTCTGCTCAATATCGTCCTCAAGCTCGCTTGAGCTGATCATAGTAATCCTCGACCCCGAGGTCTGTAACGTATTCTTCGAGCTGCTCCCTATTAAGGGATTCCTCGAACGTCTCGTAGAGGTGGAGTGCATCTTCGAAATCCTTCCCCGATGTACTGCCGGCATGTTGGGCGAGACGGAGCTTGTACGCAATTTGGAGTTCGAGCGGGCTGATGTTCAGTTGGGCAGCACCGAGTTCTGCGGCGATCGCCTTGTCGAGCGCTTCACGTTCGACCTCATTTTTCGCAAACCACATTTCGAAGTTGGGAATCATTTCCCCTTCCTCGGCTACGCGGATGCGGTCACCACTACTTAGCATCGTGTACATCTCGTCGAGCGGCATCGCCATTCCCCAATACCCTCGCTCTTTGAGCGTCTCCACCAGCTCTTTGGTCGTCTGTTGGTCCAATGGTTCCAGAACGATATCAATATCTTCCGTCGCACGAGAGCGGCCAGTGAGGATTGCGACATACCCACTCACGATGACATACTCGATATTACAGTCTTCGAGAACGCCAACAAACTCGACGACCTCCTCATCGAGTTCAGACAACTCGCGGGAGACTTGAAGCCGATCTTCGGTGAGTTTCATATAAGAGTACTCGAGACGCGCATCCATTAGTTATACGCTGCACAGGGGCAATCCCACGGCGTTCAGGCCGTGGATACGCGCCGTCACTCCGGGCAACAACCCACTGTTGTGGTGCAGCCTAAGATTCCACATTCGGAGGTTTCACTGGCAGGCCGCGATCGCAGGACTCGGCGGGATCACGGGTCACGAACGCGTACAAGACGCTGAACGAAGAGCTGGGCCTCCCCACTGAGCCCGTCTCCCCCAGCATGTTCGTGCCGCGCCTCGCCTCGGACCTCGAGTGTGCGGACGAGATCCGACAGCGTGCCCGAGCGCTCGCGGAGCAGGCCGAGGAGCGAGGCGTCATGACGGGCGTCCATCCGGACGGGTTCGCCGCGGCCTGCCTCTACAAGGCCGGTCGCGAAGAGGGGCGATGGCTGACGCAATCCGAGGCCGCGGACGTGGCGAACGCCTCGAAGGCGACTGTTCGGGCACACCGGGATACGTTGGAGGAACAGGTCGCCTGACAACACCTATCGACAAGTTCTACTGTTAGATAGTTTTCTCGGGAAACTATTTGTTTCTCGACTGCGTAGCACTCAGTATGACCGAGACGTGGGACGACGTCAACGAGCAGGTCAAAGCGGACTGGAAGGACGACACCACGCCGTTCGAGCGAGTGTACGAAATCGTCGAACAAACCCACGATGGGCAGTCGGCGGCCGAGATCGCCGACCGGGCCCTCGTGAGCGAGCCGACGGCACGTCGCCACTGTAAGACGCTGGTGAACACAGGGTTCGCCGAGACGGAACAGGACGGCCAAACGACGCTGTACAAGCGCAACAGCGACCGGGTGTTGATGTCCCGGATCCGTGAGCTGCGTGAGGAAGTCGATCGCCCGGAGTTACTCGACAGTATTCAAGACATGAAGGCCGAAATCCGGCGCTACGAGGACCGCTACGACGTGGTGTCGCCGGAAGAACTCGCCCAGCAACTCGACGCCAACGAGACGGACGGCTGGGACGACCTGACGGCGTGGCGGACGACGCGGCAGAATCTCGCCGTCGCACAAGCCGCCCTCGCCTACGACGAGGCCAGCCACCAGCTCGCCGTATGAGTGGTGACGACCGTGCCGGCGAGTTCGGCCCGATCTATCTCCCGGCGCTGCAGCGGATCCGTGATCTCTGGCTCGAGCTTGAGCCGCTCGTCGACGAAACAGGGTACGACGACGTCGTCGCACCCACGGAACTACAGATTAGTCTCAGCGACGGGCTCGCCGATGCCCAGAGCGCTCGGCTCGATATTCAGTGGAGCGAGCTCGGGATGTACTCGTTTCACTACGTCGATAGCGACGACGTCAACTGGCGCTTCGACCGTCACCCGAACACGCACTCTCCCGAGATTCATTTCCATTCGCCGCCCGAGGCCACGACTATGGAGGCCGAGCCGTCCTGTATCGACGTAACCGATGTGTCACTCGTGACTCGTGCCGTTCACGCGATGTGGCGGGCAGCGTACGAGAAGCGGGATCTGGATCGACTGAATAGCGCATCGAATCCTCCGTAAGGATGCCCACTGAAAGTGATCCTCCCGAGAGTCTGGATGAGATGTCCCCCGAGGAGGCACGGCAGTATCTCATTTGGTTCCTTGGCCGCCAGGACCTCGACGAGCACGAGGAGATCTACGACGAACTCGCCACCGAATAGATCCGTAGAATCGTCGTCCACGTACAGCAGTCCAGTTTTTCAGCTCTGTAGAAATATTCATCAGTTGCTGGTTTTCTACTTCATTCGCTAAGTATAGGGGAACAGTATAATCGGCTAGTGAAAATTCGTTGTGTCACAGGGGACAAAGATTATTCTACAAGAAAGGGTTCTGAGACATATGGACTTGAGTTGGGGCCTCCTCCTTGTTGTCACCGTCCTCGTCATGGGGTATGGTCTTTACACTGTGTACAATCTCTCAAATCTCCTCGGAGAACACCTCCGTTCCTGAAAACCAAATTCAGGCGTTCTCGCTTCCGTCTACTCGGTACATTCAGAGGAACTACTGGAACGCTAACGGTAGCAGAATCATTATTTATCAGATGAACGTAGCCTTCGTATGGGCCTGAGCGTCTCCGAGTACACTTCCTCACTCCTGACTCGGCCACGGATTCAGTCAGTTTGTGCAATCGTCGTTGTCGTTGGGTCACTTCTTCCGTGGACGAGGATTCCAGCAGGAGTCTTCAATTTCATGTATTTCCCGGGGTTGGAGTCTGGGCTTGCGGTGTATGGCCAGTATACGCTCATCGCTGGCGTCGGAGCGTTCGCACTAGGCGGGCAATCGGCGGGCACTCGGGGTATTCGTATCGCTTCAATAGGGGTTGCAGGACTCGTTGTTGTGCTCAGCGTCGCTTGGATCGTCCGAATGATGAACGTTTCCGGCTTTAGCCCCGCGATAGGCACATTCTTGACCCTTCTTGGTGGAATTAGCCTCCTCACAGTAGCGTTTACCCTCGATAAGTAAACATCCCTACTGAGCGGCTGATTCACCAGGGAAGATAGCAAATCAATATGATTTCAACAAGGCCAGTTTTCCTTGGAGCGGGCTGGCCCGCTACGTTCGTTTCTCACGGACGCCTTCACGGCCACGAGTCATATCCTCACAGTTCGGACACACCTGAGGTTCGTCGACCGAATCCGGCGTGAATACACGAACGTAGACCTCCGTGACATGACTCCCGCAGTTCTGGCATTCCGCCATACCAGTAGCAGCCAGACCATCGACCATAGGCTTTCTGACAGCGACGACCGAACTGCTACCACGTCGTCTGAAACAAATGCGTTTACCCAGACGACAGTCTTTGCGACTGACATCCAGTCGTTCTCGACGCATCCGTCGACATGGAAGACTGGCACTCCACCTGCCGTATTTTAAATGCGGTGTCCGACATGTAGTTACCATATGAGCGTACCCACGGAGACGATTCACATCGAGAACGTCGTTGCGTCCAGTGATATCGGCCAAGAGCTCTCCCTCGACCAGCTTGCCACTGATCTCGACGGTGCCGAGTACAACCCTGAAGACTTCCCTGGGGTCGTCTACCGCCTTCAGGAGCCGAAGTCAGCCACGCTAATCTTCCGCTCGGGGAAAGTCGTCTGCACCGGCGCGAAAAGCGTCGACGACGTCCACGACGCCCTCGACATCGTCTTCGATGACCTCCGCGAGTTAGGCATCGACGTCGACAGTAAGCCATCGATCGAGGTGCAAAACATCGTTTCGAGTGCCAGCCTCGAGCAGTCGCTGAACTTGAACGCGATCGCAATCGGGCTCGGCCTAGAGCAAATCGAGTACGAGCCCGAACAGTTCCCTGGGCTCGTCTATCGGCTCGATGACCCCGACGTCGTCGTCCTTCTCTTTGGCAGTGGGAAGCTCGTCATTACTGGTGGGACAGAAACGGACGAGGCCCAACAGGCGCTCACGCACGTGCAGGACCGGCTTTCCGAACTCGGACTGCTCGATTAACCCGGCCACGTTGGGATTGGAGAGACCCGCTTTCCAGCGAATCGCCGCTACCGCCGACGAGAACTGCTGTCGTCCCTCATGTGGTCGCGGGCGGCTTCGACATCCGAGTAGAGCGCCAACGCGTGCTTGATGAGTCGACGATCATCCAGATTCTCCTCCCACCGCGTAATCACGTCACGGCGGTCCCGGACCTCGGCACTTGCGAGGTCGCCGTCGGCGAGCGACTGTTCGAGATCCTCCCACGTCTCGACGTCGTAGGTCGCCTGCCACTCCTCGATCTCCTCGGTGATCGCGGCCAATTCGTTGCGCAGCTCCTCGCGCGTGTTCTCCTCGATGAGCGTCCGGATCTCCTCGAAGAGCAGTCGGGTGTAGTCCGGCTGGTAGCGCGTGGTTTCGCCGGCCTCGACGCGGCGCAGCTGGCCCTGGTCGACGAGATCCT encodes the following:
- a CDS encoding nucleotidyltransferase, coding for MKLTEDRLQVSRELSELDEEVVEFVGVLEDCNIEYVIVSGYVAILTGRSRATEDIDIVLEPLDQQTTKELVETLKERGYWGMAMPLDEMYTMLSSGDRIRVAEEGEMIPNFEMWFAKNEVEREALDKAIAAELGAAQLNISPLELQIAYKLRLAQHAGSTSGKDFEDALHLYETFEESLNREQLEEYVTDLGVEDYYDQLKRA
- a CDS encoding TATA-box-binding protein, whose protein sequence is MSVPTETIHIENVVASSDIGQELSLDQLATDLDGAEYNPEDFPGVVYRLQEPKSATLIFRSGKVVCTGAKSVDDVHDALDIVFDDLRELGIDVDSKPSIEVQNIVSSASLEQSLNLNAIAIGLGLEQIEYEPEQFPGLVYRLDDPDVVVLLFGSGKLVITGGTETDEAQQALTHVQDRLSELGLLD
- a CDS encoding DUF7563 family protein translates to MVTTCRTPHLKYGRWSASLPCRRMRRERLDVSRKDCRLGKRICFRRRGSSSVVAVRKPMVDGLAATGMAECQNCGSHVTEVYVRVFTPDSVDEPQVCPNCEDMTRGREGVREKRT
- a CDS encoding group I intron-associated PD-(D/E)XK endonuclease yields the protein MDMERGWRGDASEALVAADILRNGHGVAYPHGHEQKYDLIIDVEWGLLRVQVKTASEYDNYRYELEIDPERYPDGTVDIFAGAIHEEGTAIYVPAHEMGKTQRVNFNPPEEMPSDWHREEANLPGEFSLDEALLEIQEGGASQ
- a CDS encoding DNA-binding protein — encoded protein: MSSTNGSSNVVSVDAQAFEHPDEQTDAEDGLAVVDETPTFEAAVEQETQAKVDANHPDGIKETSGERIHGVTLEQEERILGREAELEHISARADLGRQEGREARTRDVVTKQCGRDEPARMDPREQLSREELAAVNREAIRIQDEVDCGWTSAAIARQLAEKVRAGQDVTSAVLELVEELQAVPGAVVPIAEVPDVPVEEVTVQGTVQTLWKPSSSAIQQVGLLADDSGKIKFTCWEKSGQTMVREGQTVRFRAAAKNWYEGRCSIALTGWSDIHFPKRGRWWEA
- a CDS encoding DUF7342 family protein, with product MPESPRNSVQSWTESMSARDRIRAVAETLREPRSVNWISEQADAAWSTSNKELQDLVDQGQLRRVEAGETTRYQPDYTRLLFEEIRTLIEENTREELRNELAAITEEIEEWQATYDVETWEDLEQSLADGDLASAEVRDRRDVITRWEENLDDRRLIKHALALYSDVEAARDHMRDDSSSRRR
- a CDS encoding winged helix-turn-helix domain-containing protein; its protein translation is MTETWDDVNEQVKADWKDDTTPFERVYEIVEQTHDGQSAAEIADRALVSEPTARRHCKTLVNTGFAETEQDGQTTLYKRNSDRVLMSRIRELREEVDRPELLDSIQDMKAEIRRYEDRYDVVSPEELAQQLDANETDGWDDLTAWRTTRQNLAVAQAALAYDEASHQLAV